GGGATGACCGCAAACGTATCTCTTATAGTCAAGGAACGCGAAAATGTAATAGTGGTACCGAACAGTGCATTTCGTTTCAAACCTGTCGATCTGAACGCTAATACGGCAACGCAGGGATCTCCGGGAGGCGGCAAGCTGAATATAGCTGAAGTTGCAGCTCCGGCTGTTTATAAGTTGGATAAAAAAACGCCTGTAAAAGTTGAGGTTAAAAAAGGCATAACAGATGGACAGAATACTGAAATTATATCCGGTATCTCCGAAGGAGAGGACATAATAACCGGAATAATTATCGAGAAAGAGGATAAGTAGATGGCTCTCGTTGAACTCAGGCAAATAAAAAAAAGTTTCATGCTTGGGAAAGATGAAATGGAGATTCTTCATGGAATTGACTTTACTGTAGAAAAGGGTGAATTTGTCACAATGATGGGGCCTTCTGGATCAGGCAAATCTACGACCATGAACATTTTAGGCTGTCTCGACAGGCCGACTTCAGGGACATATATCCTTGACGGAGAGGACGTAGGTCTCCTTGACGGAGATACGCTTGCGGAAATACGAAACAGGAAGATAGGGTTTGTCTTCCAGGGTTATAACCTGCTGCCAAAGACGAGTGCAATTGAAAATGTCGAGCTTCCTCTGCTATATGCAGGAGTCCCGGCTAAAGAGCGGCACCGGCTGGCTAAAACCGCGCTTGAAAATATGGGACTAGGTGACAGACTATACCACGAACCAACGCAGCTTTCCGGAGGACAGCAGCAGCGGGTCGCCATC
Above is a window of Synergistaceae bacterium DNA encoding:
- a CDS encoding ABC transporter ATP-binding protein, whose amino-acid sequence is MALVELRQIKKSFMLGKDEMEILHGIDFTVEKGEFVTMMGPSGSGKSTTMNILGCLDRPTSGTYILDGEDVGLLDGDTLAEIRNRKIGFVFQGYNLLPKTSAIENVELPLLYAGVPAKERHRLAKTALENMGLGDRLYHEPTQLSGGQQQRVAIARGIVNRAPILMTDEPTGNLDSKTSDEIMSLFRKLNEEDGITIILVTHEPDVAAYAKRVVHFKDGMIQRDELNGKGHTS